A window from Candidatus Nitrospira neomarina encodes these proteins:
- a CDS encoding universal stress protein, producing the protein MGGDGLFQKILIPVDFAPSSREAFLVGLRLARSFQSEVILLHVIDTKSLDALNALGLALPSEEKVQKKRLHHQARLLARGLLALPETKGLKITRLLSEGKPFMEIARMTRTEQVDLVVMGSYGGQTGDITRIFFGSTAEKVVRTVTCPVLCVPHPYHQRQPFTDVEAVSNPLKTETKKKRSKSSPVSRKRK; encoded by the coding sequence ATGGGTGGTGACGGTCTGTTTCAAAAAATTCTGATACCCGTCGATTTTGCTCCATCCTCACGAGAGGCATTTCTGGTTGGTCTTCGTCTCGCACGAAGTTTTCAATCAGAGGTCATACTCCTTCATGTCATCGACACCAAATCCCTTGATGCCCTGAACGCTCTCGGACTCGCGCTGCCCTCGGAGGAAAAAGTCCAAAAGAAACGATTACATCATCAGGCTCGTCTTCTGGCACGGGGCCTGCTGGCGTTGCCTGAAACCAAGGGGCTAAAAATTACGCGTTTACTCAGCGAAGGGAAACCATTTATGGAAATTGCCCGTATGACACGAACAGAACAAGTCGACCTTGTTGTCATGGGAAGTTATGGGGGCCAAACGGGCGATATTACCAGGATCTTTTTTGGAAGTACGGCGGAAAAAGTGGTTCGCACCGTGACATGTCCAGTGCTTTGCGTCCCGCATCCTTATCATCAACGACAGCCCTTCACCGATGTTGAGGCGGTATCCAACCCGCTCAAAACGGAAACAAAAAAGAAGCGTTCCAAATCCTCGCCTGTTTCAAGAAAAAGGAAATAA
- a CDS encoding universal stress protein yields MKILCAVDESEFSLWALECIGKLFRHSVKELVLLHAVDPRILKGGGGKRPKKHEPRTKDISVKLETAGQKVLTGCAHRIEVALSQATTKPFAAIKTALVKGHVADSIINYAERSLPDLVVVGSRGMNDLPGYLLGSISRTILTHGPCSVLTVKSPLEVPASVLLALDGSKPSKFAANKVKEWLSPEEVTLHLVSVVPDILTDASKKIFPKSRLKTLVAPLRQHAQECLEQYRELFLKEGFQVVGERLQGNPREKIVESVPACHAQLVVMGSKGLTGVERFTMGSVSEWVSAYAPSSVLVVRR; encoded by the coding sequence ATGAAAATCCTGTGTGCGGTTGATGAATCGGAGTTTTCTCTCTGGGCACTGGAATGTATAGGCAAGCTGTTTCGCCATTCGGTAAAAGAGTTGGTGCTGTTGCACGCGGTTGATCCACGGATCTTGAAAGGTGGTGGGGGGAAGCGACCCAAAAAGCATGAGCCAAGAACCAAAGATATATCTGTAAAACTAGAGACAGCGGGTCAGAAGGTCTTGACGGGTTGTGCGCACCGAATCGAAGTGGCATTAAGCCAAGCCACCACGAAACCCTTCGCGGCGATTAAGACGGCCTTGGTGAAAGGGCATGTGGCTGATTCCATTATTAACTATGCCGAGCGAAGCCTCCCTGATTTGGTGGTTGTGGGATCACGCGGAATGAACGATCTCCCGGGATATCTGCTTGGAAGTATTTCCAGGACGATTCTGACTCATGGTCCCTGCTCCGTCCTGACGGTCAAGAGTCCGCTCGAGGTGCCGGCTTCCGTCCTCCTCGCCTTGGATGGGTCCAAGCCATCCAAGTTTGCGGCAAACAAGGTGAAAGAATGGTTGTCTCCCGAAGAGGTGACCCTTCACCTGGTGTCGGTTGTGCCCGATATTTTGACGGATGCGTCCAAGAAGATATTCCCGAAATCACGGCTGAAGACCCTGGTGGCACCTCTTCGGCAGCATGCTCAGGAATGCCTTGAGCAATATCGAGAACTGTTTCTTAAGGAAGGGTTTCAAGTGGTGGGAGAACGTCTTCAGGGGAATCCACGGGAGAAAATTGTCGAGTCGGTTCCAGCCTGTCACGCCCAATTGGTGGTCATGGGATCCAAGGGGCTTACGGGTGTGGAACGATTTACCATGGGAAGTGTCTCGGAATGGGTGAGCGCGTATGCGCCTTCGTCCGTGCTGGTCGTCCGGCGTTAA
- a CDS encoding pentapeptide repeat-containing protein, giving the protein MGFIFIGWLMATGAYGEHLDVSGGLTGTSPDCHGAFLGKQVPEETLVRMFAAHARWLADHQDPKGVQADLCGADLAGVDFREEDLSGANFQGANLTRAVFTTAKLVHVNFQKANLTEASFYSVDMRGAKVSGARARLADFRKADLTQANFTGADLREANLAESRLRLGILRGADLEEAYLVRANFEMANLAEASLIRADGQEANFLRALLVNVKLLDADLNRSNLQEADLRSADLSGADLGLANLNEAVLTQANLREANLDRAVLFQANLEGANCAGASFQNADLLEANLANSNLLRATLDEAYLAKANLQGANLEGADVSWANLVEADLSESNLEFAVLFRTNLQEAKLDGARFYGADLRGANFEKASMQGTRLEGVAIRYAQGFNQAQLSQACVDARTRLPERLLGPSPCLR; this is encoded by the coding sequence ATGGGATTCATATTCATCGGATGGCTTATGGCTACCGGAGCCTATGGGGAGCATCTGGATGTGTCCGGTGGCCTCACAGGAACCTCCCCGGACTGTCATGGGGCATTTCTCGGAAAACAGGTTCCGGAAGAGACGCTGGTCCGGATGTTTGCCGCACATGCCCGATGGCTTGCCGATCATCAGGACCCGAAAGGGGTGCAGGCCGATTTATGCGGGGCCGATCTGGCCGGAGTCGATTTTCGGGAAGAGGATTTGAGCGGGGCCAACTTTCAAGGCGCCAACCTGACGCGTGCCGTGTTCACCACGGCCAAGTTAGTCCATGTGAACTTTCAAAAAGCTAACCTCACGGAAGCCTCTTTCTACTCGGTTGATATGCGCGGAGCCAAAGTCTCAGGTGCCAGGGCCCGGTTGGCGGATTTTCGAAAAGCCGATTTGACACAGGCCAATTTCACGGGAGCCGATCTGCGAGAAGCGAATCTCGCCGAGTCCCGTCTCCGCCTGGGTATTTTACGAGGCGCCGATTTGGAGGAGGCCTATCTGGTGAGGGCGAATTTCGAAATGGCCAATTTGGCGGAGGCGTCTCTTATTCGAGCGGATGGTCAAGAAGCCAATTTTCTGCGAGCCTTACTTGTCAATGTCAAACTTTTGGATGCGGATTTAAACCGAAGCAACTTGCAAGAAGCCGATCTTCGCTCGGCCGATTTGTCCGGGGCGGATTTGGGATTAGCCAATCTGAATGAGGCCGTGCTGACGCAGGCCAATCTCCGTGAAGCGAATTTGGACAGGGCCGTCCTGTTTCAGGCCAATCTCGAAGGAGCCAATTGCGCCGGGGCAAGTTTTCAGAATGCCGACTTGCTTGAGGCGAATTTAGCGAATAGCAATCTTTTGCGGGCAACATTGGATGAAGCCTATCTCGCGAAGGCGAATTTGCAGGGGGCAAATCTGGAAGGCGCCGATGTCTCGTGGGCGAATCTGGTTGAAGCGGATCTTTCGGAGAGCAATCTGGAATTTGCTGTGCTGTTCCGTACCAATCTGCAGGAGGCAAAACTGGATGGGGCGAGGTTTTATGGGGCCGATCTTCGGGGAGCGAATTTCGAAAAAGCCTCTATGCAGGGCACGCGTTTGGAGGGTGTGGCCATTCGGTATGCCCAAGGTTTCAACCAGGCACAACTAAGTCAGGCTTGTGTCGATGCACGAACCCGGTTGCCGGAAAGATTGCTGGGACCGTCTCCATGCCTGCGCTGA
- a CDS encoding CBS domain-containing protein produces MFTLFEPGGMRVPYVPGAFRQRNVEKISKASPTVEVKVGQENSPSDSQKNAGPSSLQARLYEQVESFTQSSRAKIFARDIMSSPVVTLPVTSSLALAWDVVHSRRFRHIPILGAEDMVVGMLSDRDLFRGTMESVLSGATESNTKAGGSIQHLVSRPVLVASPEAELCALARVLLEEHIGALPIVSEAVGLVGMITRSDILRALVAHPDFDQWV; encoded by the coding sequence ATGTTCACTTTATTTGAGCCGGGAGGCATGCGGGTTCCCTATGTGCCGGGTGCGTTCAGGCAGAGAAATGTCGAGAAAATTTCCAAGGCCTCTCCAACCGTCGAGGTGAAGGTTGGACAGGAAAATTCTCCCTCGGATTCTCAGAAGAATGCCGGCCCATCTTCCTTGCAGGCCCGCTTGTATGAACAGGTTGAATCGTTCACGCAATCTTCTCGAGCAAAGATTTTTGCCCGGGATATCATGTCCTCCCCTGTCGTCACGCTTCCTGTGACCTCCTCACTGGCCCTAGCCTGGGATGTGGTTCATTCCAGGCGATTTCGACACATTCCAATTCTCGGTGCAGAGGACATGGTGGTCGGGATGTTGTCTGATCGGGATCTGTTCCGTGGAACCATGGAGTCGGTTCTTTCAGGGGCAACGGAGTCAAATACAAAGGCCGGGGGTTCTATTCAACATCTGGTCAGTCGCCCGGTCCTCGTCGCGTCCCCGGAAGCCGAGCTTTGCGCACTCGCGAGGGTGCTGTTGGAGGAACACATTGGCGCATTGCCGATTGTGTCCGAAGCCGTGGGCTTAGTGGGCATGATTACCAGAAGTGATATTCTGCGTGCCCTGGTCGCCCATCCTGACTTTGACCAATGGGTATAA
- the pfp gene encoding diphosphate--fructose-6-phosphate 1-phosphotransferase produces the protein MDSPSPKFAILVGGGPAPGINSVIEAATIRSRLCGVEVLGIEDGFQWLMKNDLSHTQLLTRETVSHLHFRGGSLLGTSRANPTKRPQDLSTTLTSLQKLDVTGLITIGGDDTAFSALKLAELASGRLHVVHVPKTIDNDLCLPHGMPTFGFQTARHMGVELVKNLMIDAHTTSRWYFVVTMGRKAGHLALGIGKAAGATLTLIPEEFKGTTLKLGHLTNILVGAMTKRLVQGRSDGVAVLAEGLSEFLDQDDLALLGGVERDEHGNIRLAELDIGKVLKETVTQKLKHSGIKITIVFKNIGYELRCADPIPFDMEYTRDLGYCAAQFLLDGGNGAMVSIVNGRFTPLPFTDIVDSATGRTRVRMVDVDSESYKIARAYMARLEPEDLANMETVSQYAEILNMTPDQFRSTFDGVANPS, from the coding sequence ATGGATTCCCCATCTCCTAAATTCGCCATTCTAGTCGGGGGCGGACCTGCTCCCGGCATTAATAGTGTCATTGAGGCCGCCACGATTCGAAGTCGTCTCTGTGGGGTAGAGGTGCTTGGGATTGAAGATGGATTCCAATGGTTGATGAAAAACGACCTTTCCCACACTCAACTTCTCACCCGCGAAACGGTCAGCCACTTGCACTTTCGTGGTGGCTCCTTATTAGGCACATCTCGAGCCAATCCGACCAAACGTCCCCAAGATTTATCAACCACGTTGACCTCCCTCCAAAAATTGGATGTAACCGGCCTTATCACCATTGGCGGGGATGATACGGCCTTTTCCGCATTAAAACTGGCGGAACTGGCCAGTGGGCGATTGCACGTTGTTCACGTGCCCAAAACGATTGATAACGATTTGTGCCTTCCCCATGGCATGCCGACCTTCGGATTTCAAACGGCCCGGCACATGGGAGTCGAGCTGGTCAAAAATCTCATGATTGACGCGCACACCACCTCCCGATGGTATTTTGTGGTCACCATGGGACGTAAGGCGGGACACCTGGCCTTAGGCATCGGTAAAGCGGCAGGGGCGACCCTCACCCTGATTCCTGAGGAGTTCAAGGGGACCACACTCAAGCTTGGGCACTTAACCAACATTCTGGTGGGAGCCATGACCAAACGTCTGGTCCAGGGCCGCTCGGATGGCGTGGCCGTGTTAGCTGAAGGACTGTCGGAGTTTTTGGATCAGGACGACCTCGCCCTCTTAGGCGGAGTTGAACGAGATGAACATGGCAATATCCGACTGGCGGAACTGGATATCGGAAAGGTCCTGAAGGAAACCGTCACCCAAAAGCTGAAACACTCCGGCATCAAGATCACCATCGTGTTCAAAAATATCGGGTATGAACTTCGCTGCGCCGACCCGATTCCGTTCGACATGGAATATACACGGGACTTGGGGTATTGCGCCGCCCAATTTCTTCTGGATGGAGGAAATGGCGCCATGGTGTCCATCGTGAACGGACGCTTTACCCCCCTGCCTTTTACAGACATCGTGGACTCCGCCACCGGCCGCACCCGCGTACGCATGGTCGACGTGGATTCGGAATCCTATAAGATTGCCCGTGCCTATATGGCCCGATTGGAACCGGAAGATTTGGCAAACATGGAAACCGTTTCGCAGTATGCGGAAATCCTAAATATGACCCCCGACCAATTCCGTAGCACCTTTGACGGGGTCGCCAATCCCTCCTGA
- a CDS encoding universal stress protein, whose protein sequence is MKTPTAPVKSKTILIPVDDSSQAEEAVRSVQALSLPERVLLLHTISIPQLAYPGTGMSVGHDFSGAAEKVLREEGARILEKSASLLPPECGKVSQYLEIGIPASVILSMAVRESADLIIMGSRGLGTIKEHLIGSVSHRIATHASCHVLLVKAPIVPFNNILLLVENSLDAEWAIEFLSRKPFRGTPHVSVLHVIPFAQPLLPIGALLLDSWKKELQDGGARLTKDVSDKISSQGYSVESLVEPGAPSSVIQRQISRLQPQLVLMGTPGRSPLQRLAHGSVSHATIHHSPCSVLLIREPPSHAPA, encoded by the coding sequence ATGAAAACTCCAACCGCGCCAGTGAAATCCAAAACGATTTTGATTCCTGTGGATGATTCGTCACAGGCGGAGGAAGCTGTTCGAAGCGTACAGGCTTTATCTCTTCCAGAACGCGTACTGCTGCTCCATACCATTTCCATACCTCAACTCGCCTATCCAGGTACAGGGATGAGTGTCGGTCATGATTTTTCCGGGGCCGCAGAAAAGGTGTTGCGGGAAGAAGGCGCTCGAATCCTCGAAAAGTCCGCTTCCCTTTTGCCACCGGAATGCGGGAAGGTCTCCCAATACCTTGAAATTGGGATTCCCGCTTCAGTCATTCTCTCGATGGCGGTGCGCGAATCGGCGGACCTTATCATCATGGGGTCGCGCGGGCTGGGAACCATTAAAGAACACCTGATCGGAAGCGTCTCGCACCGGATCGCAACCCACGCATCGTGCCACGTCCTTCTCGTCAAGGCTCCCATTGTCCCGTTCAACAACATTCTTCTTCTCGTCGAAAATTCTCTTGATGCCGAATGGGCCATTGAGTTTTTATCCAGGAAGCCTTTTCGAGGCACTCCTCATGTCTCCGTGCTGCATGTCATCCCCTTTGCCCAGCCTCTTCTCCCGATTGGCGCACTCCTACTCGACTCCTGGAAGAAGGAACTCCAGGATGGAGGAGCCCGTTTAACGAAAGACGTCTCGGACAAAATCTCAAGCCAGGGATATTCCGTAGAGAGTCTAGTCGAACCAGGAGCTCCTTCCTCAGTCATTCAACGACAGATCTCACGTCTTCAACCCCAATTAGTCCTCATGGGTACTCCCGGTCGTTCACCGCTTCAACGACTGGCACACGGGAGTGTGTCTCATGCAACCATTCACCACTCCCCCTGTTCCGTGCTCTTGATTCGTGAACCACCCTCACACGCTCCGGCTTGA
- a CDS encoding YgaP family membrane protein codes for MKKYRNIGHHERVIRVGVGFFLLALSGFSFLPGWGDLILMIVGLIALLTGIIGYCPASQALGINTCPLKKSEHPLSHSNQTVHEQADPSSHRS; via the coding sequence ATGAAAAAGTATCGTAACATCGGACACCATGAACGAGTGATTCGCGTCGGAGTAGGGTTTTTTCTTCTTGCCTTGTCAGGATTTTCCTTCTTGCCGGGGTGGGGGGATCTCATCCTTATGATTGTCGGCCTTATCGCCTTGTTGACCGGCATTATAGGATACTGTCCGGCGTCGCAAGCGTTGGGAATTAATACATGCCCACTCAAAAAATCTGAGCATCCGCTTTCACACTCTAATCAAACAGTTCATGAACAGGCGGATCCCTCATCCCACAGATCGTAA
- a CDS encoding response regulator: MLLIATIDPILRKSLERTLTEKGDPFLLLDEGENIIESVICHNPSLVVVDLYLTQPSGLEILRQLRENGFSGKVVVLGGQSNQSLAPEASQLGAIQIIGRPFNANQVLGAVRVASGDLD, translated from the coding sequence CCATCGACCCCATCTTACGAAAAAGCTTAGAGCGGACTTTAACGGAAAAGGGCGATCCTTTTCTTTTGTTGGATGAGGGAGAAAATATTATTGAATCCGTCATATGTCATAACCCTTCCCTGGTCGTGGTGGATCTATATTTGACCCAGCCGAGCGGTCTGGAAATTTTACGTCAACTCCGCGAAAATGGATTCTCAGGAAAGGTGGTGGTATTGGGAGGGCAATCTAACCAAAGCCTTGCTCCAGAAGCCAGTCAACTGGGTGCCATTCAAATTATCGGACGTCCTTTCAATGCCAACCAGGTTCTGGGCGCAGTACGAGTCGCCAGTGGCGACTTAGACTAA